The following proteins come from a genomic window of Maribacter sp. HTCC2170:
- a CDS encoding AraC family transcriptional regulator, protein MKQAIRKLPISKSKSFAIHELIAPHFDPHWHFHNEYQLVIVLEGTGTRFVGDDISHFEAGDMVLTGSNLPHVWRNDETYFQGLSLVTHCIVIYFSLDFMEGEFLNKEEMKGIRELLDRSHRGLEISGEIRDTVKKIMCDMLRLKGFDGVLSLLQILNILSSQKLKFINKEGYLNTVTDSDSKRMRTIHSYILDNFKGDIRLEEVASLANLSPTSFSRYFKSHTNKTFSNFVAELRIGAACKLLHSNDLSILGIAHECGYNTLSNFNKKFKELTNDSPLRYRKRYQKIT, encoded by the coding sequence ATGAAGCAGGCCATCCGGAAATTACCAATTTCAAAATCAAAATCTTTTGCAATTCATGAGTTGATTGCTCCCCATTTTGATCCCCACTGGCACTTTCATAACGAATATCAATTGGTTATTGTACTGGAAGGAACAGGAACCCGCTTTGTAGGTGATGATATTAGTCATTTTGAAGCGGGAGATATGGTCCTAACCGGCTCAAACCTGCCTCATGTATGGAGAAATGACGAAACCTACTTCCAAGGTTTAAGCTTAGTAACCCATTGTATAGTTATTTACTTTTCGCTCGATTTTATGGAGGGTGAATTCTTGAATAAGGAAGAAATGAAAGGTATTCGGGAGCTACTGGATCGATCTCATAGAGGTTTGGAAATCAGTGGGGAAATAAGGGATACCGTAAAAAAAATCATGTGCGACATGTTGCGCTTAAAAGGTTTTGATGGGGTATTGTCCCTATTACAAATTCTAAACATTCTCTCATCACAGAAGCTTAAATTTATCAACAAAGAGGGATATTTGAATACAGTCACAGATTCAGATTCAAAACGTATGCGAACCATTCATTCCTATATTCTTGATAATTTCAAAGGAGATATTCGATTGGAGGAAGTCGCTTCCCTGGCCAACCTCTCCCCAACTTCTTTCAGTAGGTATTTTAAGTCACATACCAACAAGACCTTTTCCAACTTCGTGGCAGAGCTACGAATAGGTGCAGCCTGCAAGCTACTACACAGCAATGATTTATCAATTTTAGGAATAGCCCACGAATGCGGATATAATACTTTATCCAATTTTAATAAAAAATTCAAGGAATTAACCAATGATAGTCCCTTACGATATCGTAAAAGGTATCAAAAAATCACATAG
- a CDS encoding YpdA family putative bacillithiol disulfide reductase: MNKLDIVIVGGGPIGIACGLEAQKNGLSYIIIEKGPIVNSLFNYPINMQFFSSSDLLEIDNIPFISNEAKPKRNEALEYYRRIVTSNALKINLFETVDNVNKIDEGFEVITDKQEYIGTNVIIATGFYDIPNLLDIPGEDLAKVSHYYKDSHFYASQKLAVIGASNSAIDAALECYRKGAEVTLIIREPEVGRRVKYWVRPDIINRIEEGSIKALFDANVKEIYPNKILVETKKGNIEIKNDFVLALTGYRPNFAFLEKLGIELSDDEKRLPQYNKETMETNIDGLFLAGVICGGMETHKWFIENSRIHAPMIIASILQKQN; this comes from the coding sequence ATGAACAAGCTTGATATAGTAATTGTCGGAGGAGGACCAATAGGTATTGCCTGTGGCTTGGAAGCTCAAAAAAATGGACTCAGCTACATTATTATTGAAAAAGGACCTATTGTAAACTCTCTCTTCAACTATCCTATAAATATGCAGTTTTTCTCCTCTTCAGATTTGTTGGAGATAGATAATATTCCTTTTATCAGTAATGAAGCAAAGCCTAAAAGAAATGAGGCATTAGAGTATTATCGCAGAATTGTTACCAGCAATGCATTGAAAATAAATCTTTTTGAGACCGTTGACAATGTAAATAAAATTGATGAAGGTTTTGAAGTGATTACAGATAAACAAGAATATATAGGAACCAATGTGATCATTGCCACAGGATTCTATGACATTCCAAATTTATTGGATATCCCTGGGGAAGATTTAGCCAAAGTTTCGCATTATTATAAAGACTCCCATTTTTATGCCAGTCAAAAATTGGCTGTTATAGGAGCAAGTAATTCAGCTATTGATGCTGCTCTTGAATGTTATCGCAAAGGTGCCGAGGTCACCTTAATAATTAGAGAACCAGAAGTAGGCAGGCGTGTAAAATACTGGGTACGACCCGACATCATCAATAGGATTGAAGAAGGGAGTATCAAGGCATTGTTCGATGCAAATGTCAAAGAAATATACCCTAACAAGATACTTGTTGAAACAAAAAAAGGAAACATTGAAATAAAAAATGATTTTGTACTGGCGCTGACTGGATATAGACCTAATTTTGCATTTCTTGAAAAATTGGGAATAGAGCTTTCAGATGATGAAAAGAGACTCCCACAATACAATAAAGAAACAATGGAAACCAATATCGATGGCCTCTTTTTAGCAGGTGTCATCTGTGGAGGTATGGAAACCCACAAATGGTTTATTGAAAATTCACGTATTCATGCTCCCATGATTATTGCCAGCATTTTGCAAAAACAGAACTAA
- a CDS encoding cupin domain-containing protein — protein MSKYWKFVKDSETIKERVLGRDHYWHFNADMTNQADTYMVKVVMPVGGMHNFHRHPEMNEILYILKGTAEQWVENERQILKAGDSVYIDPNVVHGTFNIGDEDLEFLAILAPSFGWETGTIDEYQNLPYSEYRKDL, from the coding sequence ATGAGTAAGTATTGGAAGTTTGTCAAAGATTCGGAAACGATAAAAGAGCGTGTTTTAGGACGTGACCATTATTGGCATTTCAATGCTGATATGACCAACCAAGCTGATACCTATATGGTCAAAGTGGTTATGCCCGTGGGAGGTATGCACAATTTTCATCGACACCCAGAAATGAATGAGATTCTTTATATTCTTAAGGGTACAGCGGAGCAATGGGTAGAGAATGAAAGGCAAATTCTAAAAGCAGGAGACTCGGTCTATATAGACCCCAATGTTGTACACGGAACTTTCAACATAGGAGATGAGGATTTAGAGTTTTTGGCCATTTTGGCTCCTTCTTTTGGCTGGGAAACAGGTACAATTGATGAATATCAAAATTTGCCCTACTCTGAATATAGAAAGGACTTATAA
- a CDS encoding PVC-type heme-binding CxxCH protein: MKKSIIRLSSIIVVLAIVISCSGKKEKLPELTYSGEEPRIQNPLSPEDSQKHIQVPEGFEVELFAAEPNIINPIAFTWDERGRLWVVQSQDYPHGLSNDVGGDRITICEDTNRDGKADKFIDYATEQSLSTGITKVKGGIIVAQAPNMVFLEDTDGDDKMDKSTVLFDGFGIWDTHAGPSSLRYGIDNHIWGSVGYSGFENKFGDNAVNFKMGVYRFAKDGSYFEPVGQFNNNTWGLGFNESFEIFGSTANNNHCCYVGIPLKHYDYLDKRPKWALNADFIQGHYEIAPADTIPLQQVDVRGGYTAAAGANFYTARNYPKTYQNQMYVNEPTGHLVHLSRIIKDGAGYKEEDGGNIFASTDAWTAPVFSETGPDGNLWVADWYNPVIQHNPDKRGMDNQIWNDDKGEGNAHLNEHRDKGHGRIYVIKHEDGDDSDIEALDAENDKDLIEALQSENMFWRTTAQRLIVEEIKIDLIPDLVALVRNESNLDESGLNAGALHALWALDGLNALTVNDQAKTAAINALKNESYAVKRAALTLLPESIEGSQKLAESGLLNDSDMAMRLAAILRAGELPETNGLYKQIEEAAKNPENSSDRWLQAAIKVYYQELNYSTVDPKMVVLLMPSAEEQKTIWSYTQAKPSDDWVNSDFNDSSWENGPSTFGSKNTPEVKTAWTTSDIWMRREFVLNEEISEPVLKIKHDDNYAIYVNGQLLIEEEGVSNPYKYIKLDTEKGKLFKKGKNVIAVYCHDSGGDRYIDVGIGMAGKIEADVVFNLKTVNQKMAFDKTILKATAGQTVEIVLNNTDQMPHNLVVIKDGSLETFGERVDMFLKDPEAAKVGYVPNSRYVLGATEMLEPGEIGSIVVQLPDKPGRYPFVCTFPGHWRLMQGVIIVEAPGTFLSEDPDAFKIAMMGGGGSHDFLKFFGIMDGKVLSEEGKTTVKYTENSRQLGENIKDSDALFICNNKPIDDETRASIFKRVDEGMNMLIYHPSTWYNWTDWPEYNKQLVGGGSESHEKLQEFEVRVLRPNHPIMNGVPSKFRITDELYRWKKDADAVEVEVLAIGKGLESGEEFPVVWVVKHEKAKIVGNTLGHDERAHDLRAYKTLLKNSLDWIKK; encoded by the coding sequence ATGAAAAAATCGATTATTCGCCTATCATCAATTATAGTGGTTTTAGCAATAGTGATTTCCTGTTCTGGAAAAAAAGAAAAACTACCGGAACTGACATATAGCGGTGAAGAACCACGAATACAAAACCCTTTAAGTCCTGAAGATTCTCAAAAGCATATTCAAGTGCCAGAAGGCTTTGAGGTTGAGTTGTTCGCTGCGGAGCCTAATATTATTAACCCCATTGCTTTTACCTGGGACGAGAGAGGAAGACTTTGGGTTGTACAATCCCAAGATTACCCACACGGACTCAGTAATGATGTTGGTGGTGATAGGATTACAATTTGTGAAGACACCAACAGAGATGGAAAGGCAGATAAATTTATCGATTATGCTACCGAGCAGAGCCTGTCTACTGGAATTACTAAAGTAAAAGGTGGTATAATCGTAGCCCAAGCCCCTAATATGGTTTTTCTCGAAGATACTGATGGTGATGATAAAATGGATAAGAGTACGGTACTCTTTGATGGTTTTGGAATCTGGGATACTCATGCGGGACCGTCTAGTCTACGATATGGTATTGACAACCATATTTGGGGGTCGGTCGGGTACTCGGGATTCGAGAATAAGTTTGGTGATAATGCGGTCAATTTTAAAATGGGGGTATATCGTTTCGCCAAAGATGGTTCATATTTTGAGCCTGTAGGTCAATTTAATAATAATACATGGGGGCTTGGCTTTAATGAGAGTTTTGAAATTTTTGGATCCACGGCAAATAACAATCATTGTTGTTACGTGGGTATTCCATTAAAACATTATGACTATTTAGATAAAAGGCCCAAATGGGCCCTTAACGCCGATTTCATTCAAGGGCATTATGAAATAGCTCCAGCGGATACCATTCCCCTACAGCAAGTTGATGTTCGTGGTGGTTATACAGCAGCAGCAGGCGCCAATTTTTACACAGCGAGAAACTACCCTAAAACATATCAAAATCAAATGTATGTAAACGAACCGACAGGGCATTTGGTGCATTTATCAAGAATTATCAAAGACGGTGCTGGGTATAAAGAAGAGGATGGTGGAAATATTTTTGCAAGTACTGATGCTTGGACCGCTCCCGTATTTTCTGAAACAGGGCCTGATGGTAATTTATGGGTCGCTGATTGGTATAATCCCGTTATTCAGCATAACCCCGATAAAAGGGGAATGGACAATCAGATTTGGAATGATGATAAAGGAGAAGGGAATGCACATCTCAATGAACACCGTGACAAAGGACATGGTAGAATTTATGTAATAAAACATGAAGATGGGGACGATTCTGATATTGAGGCACTGGACGCCGAAAATGACAAAGATCTTATTGAAGCACTCCAAAGCGAAAATATGTTCTGGAGAACTACGGCCCAACGTCTTATTGTTGAAGAAATCAAAATAGATCTCATTCCAGATTTGGTTGCATTGGTAAGAAATGAGAGCAACTTAGATGAAAGTGGCTTAAACGCAGGGGCATTACACGCACTTTGGGCCCTTGATGGGCTTAATGCTTTGACAGTTAACGATCAGGCCAAGACAGCAGCAATCAATGCATTGAAAAATGAATCCTACGCGGTAAAAAGGGCAGCACTTACATTATTGCCAGAATCAATTGAAGGTAGTCAAAAGTTAGCTGAATCAGGACTGTTGAATGATTCGGATATGGCGATGAGGTTGGCGGCTATATTACGCGCAGGAGAATTGCCAGAAACAAATGGGCTATACAAACAGATAGAAGAGGCGGCTAAAAATCCTGAAAATAGTTCAGATAGATGGTTACAGGCGGCTATTAAGGTCTATTATCAAGAATTAAATTATTCAACAGTAGACCCAAAGATGGTTGTGCTTTTAATGCCATCGGCTGAGGAGCAAAAGACCATATGGAGTTATACACAAGCTAAACCATCTGATGATTGGGTCAATTCGGATTTTAATGACTCTTCATGGGAAAACGGTCCTTCAACTTTTGGAAGTAAGAACACCCCCGAAGTAAAAACAGCCTGGACCACCTCTGATATTTGGATGCGACGGGAGTTTGTATTAAATGAGGAAATTTCCGAGCCAGTGTTGAAAATCAAGCATGATGATAATTATGCAATTTATGTAAACGGACAATTACTAATCGAAGAAGAGGGGGTAAGTAACCCCTACAAGTATATTAAGCTTGATACTGAAAAAGGAAAACTCTTTAAAAAAGGTAAGAACGTTATTGCGGTCTATTGCCATGACAGTGGAGGAGATCGCTACATAGATGTGGGTATTGGTATGGCAGGAAAAATAGAAGCAGATGTGGTTTTTAACTTAAAAACCGTCAACCAAAAAATGGCCTTTGATAAAACAATTTTAAAGGCGACGGCTGGTCAGACAGTCGAGATTGTGTTAAATAATACTGATCAGATGCCACATAATTTGGTGGTCATCAAAGATGGAAGCTTGGAAACTTTTGGGGAGCGAGTAGATATGTTTTTAAAAGATCCAGAAGCTGCAAAGGTGGGTTATGTGCCAAATTCAAGATATGTCCTCGGTGCTACAGAAATGTTGGAACCTGGGGAGATAGGATCAATAGTAGTTCAACTTCCCGATAAACCAGGGAGATATCCCTTTGTTTGTACTTTTCCAGGACATTGGCGTTTAATGCAAGGCGTTATTATTGTAGAAGCACCAGGAACATTTTTATCCGAAGACCCAGATGCATTTAAAATTGCCATGATGGGAGGAGGGGGGTCCCATGATTTCTTGAAGTTTTTTGGTATTATGGATGGCAAGGTTTTGAGCGAAGAGGGAAAGACAACGGTCAAATACACCGAAAATTCACGTCAATTGGGAGAGAATATTAAAGATTCCGATGCTTTGTTTATTTGCAATAATAAACCTATTGATGATGAAACTCGCGCCAGCATTTTTAAAAGGGTAGATGAGGGCATGAATATGCTCATTTACCACCCTAGTACATGGTACAACTGGACAGACTGGCCCGAATATAATAAGCAACTGGTCGGAGGTGGTTCAGAGTCGCATGAAAAACTTCAAGAGTTTGAGGTACGGGTGTTAAGGCCAAATCATCCCATTATGAATGGGGTTCCTTCTAAGTTTAGGATAACAGACGAGCTCTATCGCTGGAAGAAAGATGCTGATGCAGTGGAGGTAGAAGTACTTGCCATTGGCAAGGGCCTTGAATCGGGGGAAGAATTTCCTGTGGTTTGGGTGGTAAAGCATGAGAAGGCCAAAATAGTGGGTAACACATTGGGACATGATGAAAGGGCACATGATTTACGGGCTTATAAAACCTTATTGAAAAATAGCCTAGACTGGATCAAGAAATGA
- a CDS encoding phosphoenolpyruvate hydrolase family protein, translating into MPNPWTGIGNPYTKQEVRDRLQATLDQKKAIIAAGAGTGISAKFIEKGGADLIIIYNSGRFRMSGHGSTAGLMAYGDANAVAMEIGEFEVLPVVEEIPVICGVHGTDPRRRMWHFLGQVKDMGFSGVNNFPTHCIVDGHFRNVLEETGMSFQKEVDMVNLATKMDLFSIVYVAEPEEAVQMADVGADAIISHVGTTVGGSIGVTGATRSMDFAIDKTQEIIEAVRKSNPDTFFLAHGGPVNTPEDVRIILDKTDAHGFVGASSLERMGVEQSLTDLTRQFKSLTLNK; encoded by the coding sequence ATGCCAAATCCATGGACGGGAATAGGAAATCCCTATACAAAACAGGAAGTAAGAGATAGGTTGCAAGCCACCTTAGATCAGAAAAAAGCAATTATAGCAGCTGGTGCCGGTACTGGTATTAGTGCCAAGTTTATTGAAAAAGGAGGTGCCGACCTTATAATAATTTACAATTCAGGGCGATTCAGGATGTCAGGTCATGGTTCAACGGCCGGATTAATGGCTTATGGCGACGCGAATGCCGTTGCCATGGAAATAGGAGAGTTCGAAGTATTACCCGTGGTCGAAGAGATTCCAGTTATTTGTGGAGTGCATGGTACCGACCCCAGAAGACGAATGTGGCATTTTCTAGGTCAAGTAAAAGACATGGGCTTTTCAGGAGTAAATAACTTTCCTACCCATTGTATTGTAGATGGTCATTTCAGAAATGTACTTGAGGAAACCGGTATGAGCTTTCAGAAAGAAGTAGATATGGTCAATTTGGCAACTAAAATGGATTTGTTCTCAATAGTATATGTGGCTGAGCCCGAGGAGGCTGTGCAAATGGCCGATGTGGGAGCGGATGCAATCATTTCGCATGTTGGAACAACGGTAGGGGGTTCTATTGGAGTTACAGGAGCGACCCGTTCTATGGATTTTGCCATTGATAAAACACAGGAGATTATTGAAGCGGTAAGAAAATCAAACCCTGATACATTTTTCCTTGCGCACGGTGGGCCGGTTAATACACCAGAAGATGTACGAATAATTTTAGATAAAACAGATGCACATGGGTTTGTAGGAGCTTCATCATTGGAAAGAATGGGAGTGGAGCAATCACTGACTGACCTAACGAGACAATTCAAGTCCCTTACACTGAACAAATAG